One Fusarium oxysporum f. sp. lycopersici 4287 chromosome 8, whole genome shotgun sequence genomic region harbors:
- a CDS encoding hypothetical protein (At least one base has a quality score < 10), protein MGPNKLIVVAFATLASLITVDAGPCRPSPTSVVTTSASQSASSTFLAETSARSLTASEASSVITESESTLTTAESTTTTTEVEGVTTTTAESEKATTTVSTETTISAETSTIASEAETSTTEAEGATTTTDEGETSTVATSIETTTAIATTESSTIISETTTATTTTAEGEPTYLINPNFDDGTTAPWIVAPNSNPFGLSSQSYQGPASGRQVFGAGPGYPYSNVFYQKIDKKLLKAGAYSLKGYVHVDQYITDDSINGCSYIAASCVAGPPGNPENMFGTSGISGNAGFELVPDDHSLQFY, encoded by the coding sequence ATGGGTCCCAACAAGCTGATAGTTGTTGCATTTGCAACACTCGCTTCGTTGATAACAGTCGATGCAGGGCCGTGCCGACCATCGCCAACCTCGGTTGTTACAACTTCCGCTTCCCAGTCTGCTTCTTCCACCTTTTTGGCCGAGACCAGCGCCCGATCCCTCACTGCCTCCGAGGCTAGCAGTGTGATTACCGAGAGCGAGTCTACGTTGACGACAGCCGAGAGCACGACAACGACCACAGAGGTTGAGGGCGTGACTACAACGACCGCTGAGAGCGAAAAAGCAACAACGACCGTTAGCACTGAGACTACCATCAGCGCCGAAACCTCGACAATCGCCTCCGAGGCTGAGACATCAACCACGGAGGCTGAGGGTGCAACTACAACAACCGACGAGGGCGAAACATCAACGGTAGCTACCAGCATCGAGACTACTACAGCCATAGCCACCACTGAAAGCTCAACGATCATCTCCGAGACTACCACCGCGACCACCACAACCGCCGAAGGAGAGCCGACTTACCTCATCAACCCCAACTTTGACGATGGAACAACTGCGCCATGGATAGTGGCGCCAAACTCGAATCCTTTCGGTCTCAGTAGCCAGAGTTACCAAGGCCCCGCATCTGGACGACAAGTGTTTGGAGCTGGACCCGGTTACCCGTATTCAAACGTCTTCTACCAAAAGATcgacaagaagctcctcaAAGCAGGTGCCTACTCGCTCAAAGGCTATGTGCACGTCGACCAGTATATCACCGATGACAGTATCAACGGATGCTCCTATATAGCTGCCAGCTGTGTCGCGGGGCCTCCAGGAAACCCCGAGAATATGTTCGGGACATCGGGGATTAGTGGAAACGCTGGGTTTGAATTGGTACCAGATGATCACAGCCTGCAGTTTTACTGA
- a CDS encoding hypothetical protein (At least one base has a quality score < 10) → MDDKDISPGHGGSSYDDKTVTPPPEKGGAEILEHASQGRRHSVALNIVQNPLQSKTKDQVVADARAFAESNGMSEHVDLFGRAALIARDPDNFESHDLLDDERAALIYERDHKWHGSKMLWYSIGLCAEFGIDGKGRDEWIVGIINSIIFLTAGLM, encoded by the exons ATGGATGACAAGGATATTTCACCTGGCCACGGTGGCTCGTCTTATGATGACAAGACCGTTACGCCTCCGCCTGAGAAGGGAGGTGCTGAGATTCTAGAGCATGCTTCTCAGGGTCGTCGCCACTCCGTCGCTCTCAACATTGTTCAGAACCCTCTCCAG AGCAAAACCAAGGATCAAGTCGTCGCCGACGCTCGCGCCTTTGCCGAGTCCAATGGCATGTCCGAGCATGTTGACCTCTTCGGCCGAGCAGCTCTCATCGCCCGTGACCCCGACAACTTCGAATCCCATGACCTTCTCGACGACGAACGCGCTGCTCTCATCTATGAGAGAGACCACAAGTGGCATGGGTCTAAGATGCTGTGGTACTCAATTGGTCTTTGTGCC GAGTTTGGCATTGATGGCAAGGGACGCGATGAGTGGATTGTTGGTatcatcaactccatcatcttcctgaCTGCTGGTCTGATGTAA